A genomic region of Streptomyces sp. NBC_00247 contains the following coding sequences:
- the yczE gene encoding membrane protein YczE produces the protein MYANAAPYRSSVVRRLVRLYAGLVLYGASSALLVVAGLGLEPWGVLHQGISELTGIAIGTVSIGVGALVLLLWIPLRQRPGLGTVSNVFVVGLVIDGTLAVVPEAHGWAARTAVLVLGVVLNGAATGLYITARFGPGPRDGLMTGLHRATGRSVRLARTAVEVAVVAAGFALGGSLGIGTLVYALAIGPLAQFFLRLFAIPGAPGATGAVAGPSPVTAILRR, from the coding sequence ATGTACGCCAACGCCGCTCCGTACCGCTCGTCCGTCGTCCGCCGGCTGGTGCGGCTGTACGCCGGGCTGGTGCTCTACGGGGCGAGTTCGGCGTTGCTGGTCGTCGCCGGGCTGGGGCTGGAGCCCTGGGGCGTACTGCACCAGGGGATCTCGGAGCTCACCGGCATCGCCATCGGGACCGTCTCCATCGGGGTCGGCGCACTCGTGCTGCTGCTGTGGATTCCGCTGCGACAGCGCCCGGGGCTCGGCACGGTCTCCAACGTCTTCGTGGTGGGCCTGGTGATCGACGGCACGCTGGCGGTCGTGCCCGAGGCCCACGGGTGGGCGGCCAGGACCGCGGTGCTGGTGCTGGGGGTCGTACTGAACGGAGCGGCGACCGGGCTCTACATCACGGCCCGGTTCGGCCCCGGGCCGCGCGACGGGCTGATGACCGGCCTGCACCGGGCGACCGGCCGGTCGGTGCGCCTGGCGCGGACGGCGGTCGAGGTCGCCGTCGTGGCGGCCGGGTTCGCGCTCGGCGGCTCGCTCGGCATCGGGACGCTGGTGTACGCGCTGGCCATCGGGCCGCTCGCCCAGTTCTTCCTGCGCCTGTTCGCCATCCCCGGGGCTCCGGGAGCGACCGGGGCCGTCGCCGGACCGTCACCGGTGACCGCCATACTTCGGCGGTGA
- a CDS encoding SCO1417 family MocR-like transcription factor produces MAQWTSTVGAAQLARQLQAPLSRPGAPGARKPPAYRALADGVRLLVLEGRVPVAARLPAERELALALAVSRTTVAAAYEALRTEGFLESRRGAGSWTAVPAGNPLPARGLEPLPPEALGSMIDLGCASLPAPEPWLTRAVQGALEELPPYAHTHGDYPAGLPALRRMIADRYTEHGVPTMPEQIMVTTGAMGAIDAICHLFAGRGERIAVESPSYANILQLMRETGARLVPVAMRDGLGGWDLNRWRQVLRDSAPRLAYVVADFHNPTGALADEQQRRGLVEAARSAGTVLVVDETMHELALDEDVEMPRRVCAFDPAGSTVITVGSASKAFWAGMRIGWVRAAPDTIRSLVSARAYADMGTPVLEQLAINWLLRTGGWADAVELRREQARSNRDALVAAVRRELPDWEFQTPRGGLTLWVRTGGLSGSRLAVAGERVGVRVPSGPRFGVDGAFEGYVRLPFTVGGPVADEAAARLAAAAALVRAGAGAGVDAPRTFVA; encoded by the coding sequence ATGGCTCAGTGGACTTCGACGGTCGGGGCCGCCCAGCTCGCGCGCCAGCTCCAGGCGCCGCTCTCCCGCCCCGGCGCCCCCGGCGCCCGGAAGCCCCCGGCCTACCGCGCCCTCGCCGACGGGGTCCGGCTGCTGGTGCTCGAAGGGCGGGTACCGGTCGCCGCACGGCTGCCCGCCGAACGCGAACTGGCGCTCGCCCTGGCCGTCAGCCGCACCACCGTCGCCGCGGCCTACGAGGCGCTGCGTACCGAGGGCTTCCTGGAGTCCCGGCGCGGCGCGGGCAGCTGGACCGCGGTCCCCGCGGGCAACCCGCTGCCCGCCCGGGGCCTGGAACCGCTGCCACCCGAGGCGCTCGGCTCGATGATCGACCTGGGCTGCGCCTCGCTGCCCGCCCCTGAGCCCTGGCTGACCCGGGCCGTCCAGGGAGCGCTGGAGGAGCTACCGCCGTACGCCCACACGCACGGCGACTACCCGGCCGGCCTGCCCGCCCTGCGCCGGATGATCGCGGACCGCTACACCGAGCACGGCGTCCCCACCATGCCCGAGCAGATCATGGTGACCACCGGGGCGATGGGTGCCATCGACGCCATCTGCCACCTCTTCGCCGGGCGCGGCGAACGCATCGCCGTCGAGTCGCCGAGCTACGCCAACATCCTCCAGCTGATGCGGGAGACCGGCGCCCGCCTGGTGCCCGTCGCCATGCGGGACGGGCTCGGCGGCTGGGACCTGAACCGCTGGCGGCAGGTCCTGCGTGACTCCGCCCCCCGGCTCGCCTACGTCGTCGCCGACTTCCACAACCCCACCGGCGCCCTCGCCGACGAGCAGCAGCGACGCGGCCTGGTGGAGGCGGCGCGCTCGGCGGGCACGGTCCTGGTCGTCGACGAGACGATGCACGAACTGGCCCTCGACGAGGACGTGGAGATGCCCCGCCGGGTCTGCGCCTTCGACCCGGCCGGCAGCACGGTGATCACGGTGGGATCGGCCAGCAAGGCCTTCTGGGCCGGGATGCGGATCGGCTGGGTCCGGGCGGCGCCCGACACCATCCGCAGCCTCGTCTCGGCACGCGCCTACGCGGACATGGGGACGCCCGTCCTGGAGCAGCTCGCCATCAACTGGCTGCTGCGTACCGGCGGCTGGGCCGACGCGGTCGAGCTCCGGCGCGAACAGGCCCGGAGCAACCGCGACGCCCTGGTCGCGGCGGTGCGCCGGGAGCTTCCGGACTGGGAGTTCCAGACGCCTCGCGGGGGTCTGACCCTCTGGGTGCGTACCGGCGGGCTCTCCGGGTCGCGCCTGGCGGTGGCGGGTGAGCGGGTGGGGGTCAGGGTGCCGTCCGGGCCGCGCTTCGGGGTGGACGGGGCGTTCGAGGGGTACGTCCGGCTGCCGTTCACGGTGGGCGGGCCGGTGGCGGACGAGGCGGCGGCGCGGCTGGCCGCGGCGGCGGCCCTGGTCCGGGCCGGCGCGGGGGCGGGCGTCGACGCGCCGAGGACCTTCGTGGCCTGA
- a CDS encoding glycerophosphodiester phosphodiesterase family protein, whose amino-acid sequence MNSGRHPYLDHPSTIPFAHRGGAAGGLENTAAAFRRAAAQGYRYFETDVHTTADGRLVAFHDPTLDRVTGTGGRIADLPWSEVRRARVGGREPLPLFEELLEEFPEARWNVDVKAESSLAPLLALIRRTDAWDRVCVGSFSEARVARAQRLGGSRLATSYGVRGVLALRLRSLGIPAPLRRGAVCAQVPVSQNGIRVVDRRFVRTAHALGLQVHVWTIDEAAEMDALLDLGVDGIMTDHIGTLRTVLSERGIWS is encoded by the coding sequence GTGAACTCAGGACGCCACCCGTATCTGGACCATCCGTCGACGATCCCGTTCGCCCACCGCGGCGGTGCGGCCGGTGGGCTGGAGAACACCGCTGCGGCCTTCCGCCGGGCGGCGGCGCAGGGGTACCGCTACTTCGAGACCGACGTGCACACCACCGCTGACGGCCGACTCGTCGCCTTCCACGATCCGACCCTGGACCGGGTCACCGGCACCGGGGGCCGGATAGCGGACCTGCCGTGGAGCGAGGTCCGCCGGGCCCGGGTGGGCGGCCGTGAGCCCTTGCCGCTTTTCGAGGAGCTGCTGGAGGAGTTCCCCGAGGCCCGTTGGAACGTCGACGTGAAGGCCGAGTCCTCGCTCGCCCCCCTCCTCGCGCTGATCCGCCGGACGGACGCCTGGGACCGGGTGTGCGTCGGCTCGTTCTCGGAGGCCCGGGTGGCTCGCGCGCAGCGCCTCGGCGGCTCCCGGCTGGCGACCTCGTACGGCGTGCGGGGCGTACTGGCCCTGCGGCTGCGCTCGCTCGGGATTCCGGCGCCGCTGCGCCGGGGCGCGGTGTGCGCGCAGGTTCCGGTGAGCCAGAACGGCATCCGGGTCGTCGACCGCCGTTTCGTCCGTACGGCGCACGCCCTGGGCCTCCAGGTCCACGTCTGGACGATCGACGAGGCGGCGGAGATGGACGCCCTCCTCGACCTCGGCGTGGATGGCATCATGACCGATCACATCGGAACACTGCGTACGGTGCTGAGCGAGCGCGGGATCTGGTCCTGA
- a CDS encoding SCO6745 family protein, producing the protein MHLDTLPGSARTGRGPTDLNAVRLVSQAVSAAHLFTYLAPETAEEAAALGVTDRGPAYLAFRSAAMGAVPWQVTLAAFYNFSPRAVRAMVGVWDAAPPERWQAARFLAAGRAMRRADVRLTDEHLAEARSLIDPVVAGADYAGKVLAAANTSVPLPTDPLVALWQQITVVREWRGDAHLVVLADNGLGPCDCLVLHTATGRLPTALVRETRQWTDGEWSAATARLTARGWLDSHATLTEAGRAARERIEEATDEHCAALWAPIGDAGTRRLASLIAPIGDAFTAAGALWPPRRT; encoded by the coding sequence ATGCACCTGGACACCCTTCCCGGCTCCGCCCGTACCGGCCGCGGTCCGACGGACCTGAACGCCGTGCGGCTCGTCAGCCAAGCCGTCAGCGCCGCCCACCTGTTCACCTATCTCGCCCCCGAGACCGCCGAGGAGGCGGCTGCGCTCGGCGTGACCGACCGGGGTCCGGCCTATCTGGCTTTCCGGTCGGCCGCCATGGGCGCGGTTCCGTGGCAGGTCACCCTCGCGGCCTTCTACAACTTCAGCCCGCGGGCCGTGCGGGCCATGGTGGGCGTGTGGGACGCCGCACCGCCCGAGCGGTGGCAGGCCGCCCGCTTCCTCGCCGCCGGACGCGCGATGCGGCGCGCCGACGTGCGGCTCACGGACGAACACCTGGCCGAGGCGCGCTCGCTCATCGACCCGGTCGTCGCCGGAGCCGACTACGCCGGCAAGGTGCTGGCCGCCGCGAACACATCGGTCCCGCTTCCCACCGATCCTCTGGTCGCCCTCTGGCAGCAGATCACCGTGGTGCGGGAGTGGCGCGGCGACGCCCATCTCGTCGTACTCGCCGACAACGGTCTCGGGCCGTGCGACTGCCTCGTTCTGCACACCGCGACCGGCCGCCTCCCGACCGCTCTCGTACGGGAGACCCGTCAATGGACCGACGGCGAGTGGAGCGCGGCCACGGCTCGTCTCACCGCACGCGGCTGGCTCGACTCCCACGCCACGCTCACCGAGGCCGGCCGTGCGGCGCGCGAGCGCATCGAAGAGGCGACGGACGAGCACTGCGCCGCCCTGTGGGCGCCGATCGGCGACGCGGGCACCCGCCGCCTCGCTTCGCTGATCGCGCCCATCGGCGACGCGTTCACCGCGGCGGGGGCTCTCTGGCCCCCGCGGAGGACATGA
- the fxsA gene encoding FxsA family membrane protein gives MTTGTPPPNRPRRSRVRRFLPLGIVAWLVLEIWLLILVAGAAGGFTVLLLLVAGFVCGAAVVKKAGRRAFSNLTETLRQAPGQPGPEEVRTEPQPTARGNGFLMLGGILLMIPGMLSDVAGLLLLVPPVRKALSGLTERALERRMRAASPGSLSGAFQQARMHRPDGKVVQGEVIREDGTQPPRRGDDGPQGPRPPLTP, from the coding sequence ATGACGACCGGCACACCGCCCCCGAACCGTCCCCGGCGCTCGCGCGTCCGCAGATTCCTGCCGCTGGGCATCGTCGCCTGGCTGGTGCTGGAGATCTGGCTGCTGATCCTGGTGGCCGGCGCGGCCGGCGGCTTCACCGTCCTGCTGCTTCTGGTGGCGGGCTTCGTGTGCGGCGCGGCGGTGGTCAAGAAGGCCGGACGCCGCGCCTTCTCCAACCTCACCGAGACCCTCCGGCAGGCACCCGGTCAGCCCGGTCCGGAGGAAGTGCGGACGGAGCCGCAGCCGACGGCCCGGGGGAACGGCTTCCTCATGCTCGGCGGGATCCTGCTCATGATCCCCGGCATGCTCTCGGACGTGGCCGGCCTCCTGCTCCTGGTCCCGCCCGTCCGCAAGGCGCTCAGCGGACTCACCGAACGGGCGCTGGAGCGCCGGATGCGCGCCGCCTCACCCGGAAGCCTCTCCGGAGCCTTCCAGCAGGCGCGGATGCACCGTCCGGACGGGAAGGTGGTCCAGGGCGAGGTGATCCGTGAGGACGGCACGCAGCCGCCCCGGCGCGGCGACGACGGACCGCAGGGCCCCCGGCCTCCGCTGACCCCCTGA
- a CDS encoding ankyrin repeat domain-containing protein: MSETPDPELVELATKVFDLARRGETDALAAYVDAGVPANLTNDRGDSLLMLAAYHGHAPAVTALVDRGADPDRANDRGQTPLAGAVFKGESAVIGALLDAGADPAAGVPSAVDTARMFGKADLLELFGAR, from the coding sequence ATGAGCGAAACCCCCGACCCCGAGTTGGTCGAACTGGCCACGAAGGTCTTCGACCTCGCCCGACGCGGCGAGACGGACGCCCTCGCCGCCTACGTGGACGCGGGAGTGCCCGCCAACCTCACCAACGACCGGGGCGACTCGCTGCTGATGCTCGCCGCCTACCACGGCCACGCGCCCGCAGTCACCGCCCTCGTGGACCGCGGCGCCGACCCCGACCGCGCGAACGACCGGGGCCAGACCCCGCTCGCCGGGGCCGTCTTCAAAGGCGAGTCCGCCGTCATCGGCGCGCTGCTCGACGCGGGCGCCGATCCGGCCGCAGGGGTGCCCTCCGCCGTGGACACCGCGCGGATGTTCGGCAAGGCCGACCTGCTGGAACTGTTCGGTGCGCGCTGA
- a CDS encoding MFS transporter: MSTGTTGTATPSDRPADTPETVARRREQRGWYFYDFACSVYSTSVLTVFLGPYLTSVAKAASDSEGFVHPLGIPVRAGSLFAYSVSVSVVLAVVLMPLVGAAADRSGRKKPLLAAAAYTGAAATTAMFFLDGHRYLLGAFLLIVANAAISVSMVLYNSYLPQIAEPEERDAVSSRGWAFGYTSGALVLVLNLVVYTGHDSFGLTESDSVRICLASAGLWWGAFTVVPLRRLRDRRTAPGGEGAVGSGWRQLLATLRDMRRHPLTLSFLLAYLIYNDGVQTVISQASVFGSEELGLDQTTLITAVLLVQVLAVAGALGMGRLARVYGAQRTILASLVVWTLILVAAYFLPADAPVFFYVLAAAIGLVLGGSQALSRSLFSHLVPRGKEAEYFSAYEMSDRGLSWLGPLVFGLAYQLTGSYRQAIISLVVFFVIGSVLLARVPVRAAAAAAGNPVPGRI; encoded by the coding sequence GTGAGTACAGGGACCACGGGGACGGCGACACCATCGGACCGTCCGGCGGACACACCGGAGACCGTCGCCCGCAGACGGGAACAACGGGGCTGGTACTTCTACGACTTCGCGTGCTCGGTCTACTCCACGAGCGTGCTCACCGTCTTCCTCGGGCCCTACCTGACCTCGGTGGCGAAGGCGGCCTCCGACTCCGAGGGCTTCGTGCACCCCCTCGGCATACCCGTGCGGGCCGGGTCGCTCTTCGCGTACTCGGTCTCGGTTTCGGTGGTCCTCGCGGTCGTGCTCATGCCGCTCGTGGGCGCGGCGGCGGACCGGTCGGGCCGCAAGAAGCCCCTGCTCGCCGCGGCCGCCTACACGGGTGCGGCGGCCACGACCGCGATGTTCTTCCTGGACGGCCACCGCTATCTGCTCGGCGCCTTCCTGCTGATCGTGGCCAACGCGGCGATCTCGGTGTCGATGGTGCTGTACAACTCCTACCTGCCGCAGATCGCGGAGCCCGAGGAGCGGGACGCGGTCTCCTCGCGGGGCTGGGCGTTCGGCTACACCTCGGGCGCGCTCGTCCTCGTCCTCAACCTGGTCGTCTACACCGGGCACGACTCGTTCGGCCTGACCGAGTCGGATTCGGTACGCATCTGCCTGGCTTCCGCCGGACTGTGGTGGGGCGCTTTCACCGTCGTGCCGCTGCGGCGGCTGCGCGACCGCCGGACCGCCCCGGGCGGCGAGGGGGCGGTGGGCTCGGGCTGGCGGCAGTTGCTCGCCACCCTGCGGGACATGCGGCGCCATCCGCTGACGCTCTCGTTCCTGCTGGCGTACCTCATCTACAACGACGGGGTGCAGACCGTCATCTCCCAGGCCTCGGTGTTCGGCTCGGAGGAGCTCGGCCTCGACCAGACGACGCTGATCACCGCCGTCCTGCTGGTGCAGGTCCTCGCCGTGGCCGGCGCGCTCGGGATGGGACGGCTCGCCCGGGTGTACGGCGCGCAGCGCACGATCCTGGCGTCGCTGGTGGTCTGGACGCTGATCCTGGTGGCGGCCTACTTCCTGCCGGCCGACGCGCCCGTCTTCTTCTACGTTCTGGCGGCGGCGATCGGACTCGTCCTCGGAGGCAGCCAGGCCCTCTCCCGCTCCCTTTTCTCGCATCTGGTCCCGCGCGGCAAGGAAGCCGAGTATTTTTCCGCGTACGAGATGAGCGACCGCGGACTCAGCTGGCTGGGGCCCCTGGTCTTCGGCCTGGCGTACCAGCTGACCGGCAGCTACCGGCAGGCGATCATCTCCTTGGTGGTGTTCTTCGTCATCGGCTCCGTGCTGCTCGCGAGGGTGCCTGTGCGGGCCGCCGCGGCCGCCGCGGGCAATCCCGTACCGGGGCGGATTTAG
- a CDS encoding RNA polymerase-binding protein RbpA gives MSERALRGTRLVVTSYETDRGIDLAPRQAVEYACQNGHRFEMPFSVEAEIPPEWECKACGAMALLVDGDGPEEKKGKPARTHWDMLMERRTREELEEVLAERLAVLRSGAMNIAVHPRDSRKSA, from the coding sequence ATGAGTGAGCGAGCTCTCCGCGGCACGCGACTCGTGGTTACCAGCTACGAGACGGACCGCGGCATCGATCTGGCCCCGCGCCAGGCGGTGGAGTACGCATGCCAGAACGGGCATCGATTTGAGATGCCCTTCTCGGTAGAGGCGGAAATTCCGCCGGAGTGGGAGTGCAAGGCGTGCGGCGCCATGGCACTCCTGGTGGACGGGGATGGCCCCGAGGAGAAGAAGGGCAAGCCCGCGCGTACGCACTGGGACATGCTCATGGAGCGGCGCACCCGCGAGGAGCTGGAGGAAGTGCTGGCCGAGAGGCTGGCGGTCCTCCGCTCCGGAGCCATGAACATCGCCGTGCATCCGCGGGACAGCAGGAAGTCCGCCTGA
- a CDS encoding GntR family transcriptional regulator — protein sequence MSQTARASTAPGKQMLSEQVYAHLRDAIMRGDHAPGSPLKPQDLAKEQGVSLAVVREALVRVVGDGLADRLPNRGFAVPSFSDRRWQEIAEARRTVEPVVLRMSVERGDVEWEARVRAAHHRLVRTPAYAPEEGEHYTAAWAEAHRVFHRTLLEGCGNHALLETFDRLWTASELARRWSARRTPGRDGVEEHRALEEAALARDADTAAAVLAQHLTLTAAALTGDPAPA from the coding sequence ATGAGTCAGACGGCACGAGCCTCGACCGCGCCGGGGAAGCAGATGCTCTCCGAGCAGGTCTACGCCCATCTACGGGACGCGATCATGCGTGGGGACCACGCCCCCGGCTCCCCCCTCAAGCCACAGGACCTCGCCAAGGAGCAGGGCGTGAGCCTGGCCGTGGTGCGCGAGGCGCTCGTACGGGTGGTCGGCGACGGGCTGGCCGACCGGCTGCCCAACCGTGGTTTCGCGGTGCCTTCCTTCTCCGACCGCCGCTGGCAGGAGATCGCGGAAGCCCGCCGGACCGTCGAGCCGGTCGTGCTGCGCATGTCCGTCGAGCGTGGCGACGTCGAATGGGAGGCCCGTGTGCGGGCCGCCCACCATCGCCTGGTCCGCACTCCGGCGTACGCGCCGGAGGAGGGCGAGCACTACACCGCCGCTTGGGCCGAGGCGCACAGGGTGTTCCACCGCACGTTGCTGGAGGGGTGTGGAAACCACGCCCTGCTGGAGACCTTCGACCGGTTGTGGACCGCGAGTGAGCTGGCCCGCCGGTGGTCGGCGCGACGTACCCCCGGCCGGGACGGCGTCGAGGAACACCGCGCGTTGGAGGAGGCGGCGTTGGCCCGCGACGCCGACACCGCTGCCGCGGTCCTGGCCCAGCACCTCACTCTGACCGCGGCAGCGCTGACCGGCGATCCGGCTCCGGCCTGA
- a CDS encoding HEAT repeat domain-containing protein has product MFDPFIAPSGTLLGLLQRGRGDGTLHALAASRTEALAALNTCVLGDPRQDWQVENRSLYYARLYIDLDGGLQEIERHLADPEDHLDTDDSRTGLALAVLGHLASYGRGDALALLRQYAATGANWAWALDELALRDDDAGLRSLALPVLARFADTPEGAAGLAAAVRDAFEPRPWRLWADDPRAAVGARIRTATERGSFDRWQRQMSPGGGPRPGWSVQAVLDWAQQALERGKALHVPAARCLAAVAGTEDRPAIVTAARSGPEGARCAALHYLAEAEDPAVLDLIDAAVADPSRTVAEAAVAAFERMPGEAAVERARRWAHRPDALGVSAAGILARRGGPADAPLVLGALREAVRAGRPDTLRLGPLVDGAGRLGITCAGPVLRHVYRETPSSHLRGRAARALAATDPSFATGFAVECLWDCEETTREIAALHAETGDVRVAERLRRLAADPAEEAEVQTAVRSRIEPEATGV; this is encoded by the coding sequence ATGTTCGATCCATTCATAGCGCCGAGCGGCACCCTGCTCGGCCTGCTGCAGAGGGGCCGCGGCGACGGCACGCTCCACGCGCTCGCCGCATCCCGTACCGAGGCGCTCGCGGCACTCAACACCTGCGTTCTGGGCGATCCCCGCCAGGACTGGCAGGTCGAGAACCGCTCCCTCTACTACGCCCGGCTCTACATCGACCTCGACGGCGGTCTTCAGGAGATCGAGCGCCACCTCGCCGATCCCGAGGACCACCTCGACACCGACGACTCCCGTACGGGGCTGGCCCTCGCGGTCCTCGGCCACCTGGCCTCGTACGGACGCGGCGACGCCCTCGCACTGCTGCGGCAGTACGCCGCCACCGGCGCCAACTGGGCGTGGGCGCTCGACGAGCTGGCCCTGCGCGACGACGACGCCGGCCTGCGCTCCCTCGCGCTGCCCGTCCTCGCCCGGTTCGCCGACACCCCCGAGGGTGCCGCCGGGCTCGCCGCCGCCGTACGCGACGCCTTCGAACCGCGCCCCTGGCGGTTGTGGGCCGACGACCCGCGCGCCGCCGTCGGCGCCCGCATCCGGACCGCCACCGAACGCGGCTCGTTCGACCGCTGGCAACGCCAGATGTCGCCCGGCGGTGGCCCCCGCCCCGGATGGAGCGTCCAGGCCGTCCTGGACTGGGCCCAGCAGGCACTGGAACGCGGCAAGGCCCTGCACGTGCCCGCCGCACGCTGCCTCGCCGCCGTCGCGGGCACCGAGGACCGGCCCGCGATCGTGACAGCGGCCCGCAGCGGACCCGAGGGCGCCCGCTGTGCAGCCCTGCACTACCTCGCCGAGGCCGAGGACCCCGCGGTGCTCGACCTGATCGACGCCGCCGTCGCCGATCCCTCGCGCACGGTCGCCGAGGCCGCCGTCGCCGCCTTCGAGCGGATGCCCGGCGAAGCCGCCGTCGAACGGGCCCGCCGCTGGGCGCACCGGCCCGACGCGCTCGGTGTCTCCGCCGCCGGCATCCTCGCCCGCCGGGGCGGACCGGCCGACGCCCCGCTCGTCCTCGGCGCGCTGCGTGAGGCCGTGCGCGCGGGCCGGCCCGACACCCTGCGGCTGGGGCCGCTGGTCGACGGAGCGGGCCGCCTCGGCATCACCTGTGCCGGACCCGTCCTGCGCCACGTCTACCGGGAGACCCCCTCCTCGCACCTGCGGGGCCGCGCAGCCCGCGCGCTCGCCGCCACCGACCCGTCCTTCGCGACCGGCTTCGCCGTCGAATGCCTGTGGGACTGCGAGGAGACCACCCGCGAGATCGCCGCGCTGCACGCGGAGACCGGGGACGTCCGCGTCGCCGAGCGGCTGCGACGCCTCGCCGCCGACCCCGCCGAGGAGGCCGAGGTGCAGACCGCCGTGCGCAGCCGCATCGAGCCCGAGGCGACCGGCGTCTGA